Proteins encoded in a region of the Orcinus orca chromosome X, mOrcOrc1.1, whole genome shotgun sequence genome:
- the LOC101284640 gene encoding LOW QUALITY PROTEIN: olfactory receptor 13H1-like (The sequence of the model RefSeq protein was modified relative to this genomic sequence to represent the inferred CDS: inserted 2 bases in 1 codon; deleted 1 base in 1 codon), translating into MAMDNATAVFEFLLIGISNYPEWRVTFFTLVLITYLRTLLGNGLIIFLIHVDPHLHTPMYFFLSNLSFLDLCNGTVSMPQALVHCFSTHPYLSYPRCLTQINVSLVLATAECLLLAVMAYDCVVAISNPLRYSVVMNGSVCVWLAATSWGASLVLTAMLILSLQLHFCGANVINYFVCEILSLLKLACSDTSLNELMIFITSIFXLLLPFGLFLLSYVRIATAVLRIRSAQGRLKAFSTCGSHLTVVAIFYGAAISMYMKPQSKSSPDKDKFISVFYGALTPMLNPLIYSLRNKDVKGAMRKVMAKRA; encoded by the exons ATGGCCATGGACAACGCTACAGCAGTATTTGAGTTTCTTCTTATTGGAATCTCTAACTATCCTGAATGGAGAGTCACATTTTTCACATTGGTACTGATAACTTACCTCAGAACATTATTGGGGAATGGACTGATCATCTTTCTTATCCACGTTGACCCCCACCTCCACACTCCAATGTACTTCTTCCTTAGTAATCTGTCTTTCTTAGACCTTTGCAATGGAACAGTCTCCATGCCCCAGGCCTTGGTGCATTGTTTCTCTACCCATCCCTACCTCTCTTACCCACGA TGTTTGACCCAAATAAATGTCTCCTTGGTCTTGGCCACAGCAGAGTGCCTCCTGTTGGCTGTCATGGCCTATGATTGTGTGGTTGCTATCAGCAATCCCCTGCGCTATTCTGTGGTCATGAATGGCTCAGTTTGTGTTTGGCTGGCTGCTACCTCATGGGGGGCATCACTTGTGCTCACTGCCATGCTCATCTTATCCCTGCAACTTCATTTCTGTGGGGCTAATGTCATCAACTATTTTGTCTGTGAAATTCTCTCCCTTCTTAAGCTGGCTTGTTCTGATACCAGCCTCAATGAGCTTATGATCTTCATCACAAGTATTTT CCTGCTCCTACCCTTTGGGCTTTTTCTCCTCTCCTATGTCCGAATTGCCACTGCTGTTCTAAGGATTCGCTCAGCCCAGGGTAGGCTCAAGGCCTTTTCTACCTGTGGTTCTCATTTGACTGTGGTGGCAATCTTCTATGGGGCAGCCATTTCCATGTATATGAAACCGCAGTCCAAGTCATCCCCTGACAAGGACAAGTTTATCTCAGTGTTTTATGGGGCTTTGACACCCATGCTGAACCCCCTAATATATAGCCTGAGGAATAAGGATGTTAAAGGGGCAATGAGGAAAGTTATGGCAAAAAGGGCATAA
- the LOC101284383 gene encoding olfactory receptor 13H1-like, with amino-acid sequence MYFFLSNLPFLDICYSSNSVPFLLFNGLRDYPTISYTSCYAQMTIALFLGMTECLILDVMAYDRFIAISNPLCHTIIMNDQVCIQLAVVTWASAFLLAVIPITAILASLCGHNIINHFTCEAQALLKLIWSDTLVRLIRGLVIGILTLPLHFTFILISYTRIVVVVLRIRSAEARLKTFSTCGSHLTVVTIFYGTATCMYLKPQSREYRDQGKVTSTFYSAVSPVLNPLIYTLRNKDVKDALRKIIKKKQS; translated from the coding sequence atgtattttttcttaagcAACTTGCCCTTCCTTGATATCTGCTACTCTAGCAATTCAGTGCCTTTTTTATTGTTCAATGGTTTAAGAGACTACCCCACCATTTCCTATACTAGCTGTTATGCTCAGATGACCATTGCTCTTTTTCTGGGGATGACAGAGTGCCTCATCCTTGATGTCATGGCTTATGATAGATTTATTGCAATATCCAATCCCCTGTGTCACACCATCATTATGAATGACCAGGTCTGCATACAGTTGGCTGTGGTGACCTGGGCTAGTGCCTTCCTTTTAGCAGTAATACCAATCACTGCAATTCTTGCCAGTCTTTGTGGACACAATATCATCAACCATTTTACCTGTGAGGCACAGGCCCTGTTGAAGCTCATCTGGTCAGACACCCTAGTCAGACTTATTCGGGGTCTGGTCATCGGTATATTGACACTGCCGCTGCACTTCACCTTCATCCTCATCTCCTATACTCGCATTGTGGTGGTTGTGCTGAGGATCCGCTCTGCAGAGGCCAGGCTCAAAACTTTCTCCACCTGTGGATCCCATCTGACTGTGGTCACCATATTTTATGGGACAGCCACCTGCATGTACCTGAAACCTCAGTCAAGGGAGTACCGGGACCAGGGCAAAGTCACCTCTACATTTTACAGTGCTGTAAGCCCTGTGTTGAACCCTCTCATTTATACCTTGAGGAACAAGGATGTGAAAGATGccctaagaaaaataattaagaagaaaCAGTCCTAA